A section of the Methanoregula formicica SMSP genome encodes:
- a CDS encoding transporter substrate-binding domain-containing protein — MSKIKMVGIPGLSGLRKCALPAAGIILALIIIGIAFHLVTAPSPATLPDSGPGYPVSLTDGERRWIRDHPVITVCPDPKYPPFEFYDESGRYAGISADYLQLISEKTGLAITDIKKDNFNACVEHLRATNRTILGAVYTSHLRTGYLNYTRTYYQPALVILARTSVTGPVTVGSLEGKTVVAVDGYTVHKLLRHDYPGINLTVVPTIRDALRTVSLGNVDAYVGEVATTSWYVEKEGLTNLHIVGEYVPEDPETFNLAIGVRSDEPELLAILNKGLAAITPQEKEVIVDRWITGSLQPPGIDSRLLPAIIVGFCALLLVVLGILLWNRSLAHAVGVKTEELSRELDERGKAEALLRDSEEKYRAIIENMKDVFYRSDADGRLVMISPSGAKLLGYETPKDMTGLDIARQIYCNPADREAFLDAMNAHGFVLDYEVCLKRKDGSVQYVSTTSHFYFDAQGEIAGIEGIFRDITQRRCAEEEMIRKNTELIAAYDQLSRAKEELRRNYDELARSQHALEQARTKLSLLNTVALQDIQNAVFTLSGYLELEKSLATGERLKYFVAKQAEVVRGITESLQFIRIYQNLGLTPPRWQNVQQAFLMAISHHDFTRLSRDLRVKGLEIYADSLFEQVFVSLTENVLVHAKTATEIRLHWYETTGGLVMVFEDNGLGIERSKKTAIFEKQGTGQERMSLFLVREILSVTGLSIRECGEPGVGARFEIFVPQGAYRFADRDGDPAPGR; from the coding sequence ATGTCCAAGATCAAGATGGTCGGGATCCCCGGACTATCAGGTCTTCGGAAGTGCGCCCTGCCGGCAGCCGGCATTATCCTTGCTCTTATCATCATCGGCATAGCGTTCCATCTCGTTACGGCCCCGTCTCCTGCCACCCTCCCTGACTCCGGCCCTGGTTATCCCGTCTCCCTCACGGACGGGGAACGCCGCTGGATCCGCGATCATCCCGTCATCACGGTCTGCCCGGACCCGAAGTATCCTCCGTTTGAATTCTACGACGAGTCCGGCCGGTACGCCGGGATCTCGGCAGATTACCTGCAGCTCATCAGCGAGAAGACCGGCCTTGCGATAACCGATATAAAAAAAGATAATTTCAATGCCTGTGTCGAGCACCTGCGGGCCACAAACCGCACCATCCTTGGCGCTGTCTATACCTCCCATCTCAGGACGGGATACCTCAACTACACCCGCACGTATTACCAGCCGGCGCTTGTCATCCTCGCGCGGACGTCCGTCACCGGGCCGGTGACAGTCGGGAGCCTCGAAGGAAAAACCGTGGTTGCGGTGGATGGGTACACGGTTCACAAGCTTCTCCGGCACGACTATCCCGGAATCAACCTTACGGTCGTCCCGACCATCCGGGATGCCTTACGTACAGTCTCCCTCGGCAATGTCGATGCCTATGTCGGCGAGGTTGCCACGACCAGCTGGTACGTGGAGAAGGAAGGGCTGACGAACCTCCATATCGTGGGAGAGTACGTTCCGGAAGATCCTGAAACGTTCAACCTTGCCATCGGTGTCAGGAGCGATGAGCCCGAGCTGCTGGCAATCCTCAACAAGGGCCTTGCAGCAATCACCCCTCAGGAAAAGGAAGTGATAGTTGATCGCTGGATCACGGGATCCCTCCAGCCGCCCGGTATCGACAGCCGTCTGTTGCCCGCGATCATCGTGGGTTTCTGCGCACTCCTGCTGGTTGTTTTGGGTATCCTGCTCTGGAACCGGTCGCTTGCGCATGCGGTTGGGGTAAAAACAGAGGAATTATCCCGCGAACTCGATGAGCGGGGGAAGGCCGAAGCCCTTCTGCGCGACAGCGAGGAGAAATACCGGGCAATCATTGAGAACATGAAGGATGTCTTCTACCGCTCCGACGCGGATGGCAGGCTTGTGATGATCTCCCCCTCGGGAGCAAAATTGCTCGGGTATGAAACTCCCAAAGACATGACAGGCCTTGATATCGCCCGGCAGATATACTGCAACCCTGCCGACCGCGAAGCGTTTCTCGATGCCATGAATGCCCATGGTTTTGTGCTGGACTACGAGGTCTGCCTGAAGAGAAAGGACGGGTCTGTACAGTACGTCTCCACGACCAGCCATTTCTATTTCGATGCACAGGGAGAGATTGCCGGCATTGAGGGGATTTTCCGGGACATCACCCAGCGCAGGTGCGCCGAGGAGGAGATGATCCGGAAGAACACCGAGTTAATTGCCGCATACGACCAGCTGTCGCGGGCAAAAGAGGAGCTCCGCCGCAACTATGACGAACTTGCACGGAGCCAGCATGCCCTGGAGCAGGCCCGGACCAAACTCAGCCTCTTAAATACCGTCGCCCTCCAGGATATCCAGAACGCGGTCTTCACCCTCTCCGGGTACCTTGAACTGGAAAAATCCCTGGCAACCGGAGAGAGGCTGAAGTACTTCGTCGCAAAGCAGGCTGAAGTAGTGCGGGGCATCACCGAATCGCTCCAGTTCATCCGGATTTACCAGAACCTCGGGCTTACCCCGCCGCGGTGGCAGAATGTCCAGCAGGCATTCCTGATGGCGATCTCCCACCATGATTTCACCCGTCTTTCCCGCGACCTCCGGGTCAAAGGACTCGAGATTTATGCAGACTCGCTCTTTGAGCAGGTCTTCGTCTCGCTTACCGAGAATGTCCTTGTGCATGCCAAAACGGCAACGGAGATCCGGCTCCACTGGTATGAGACAACGGGAGGTCTTGTGATGGTCTTCGAAGATAACGGCCTCGGAATCGAGAGATCCAAAAAAACCGCGATCTTCGAGAAGCAGGGCACGGGCCAGGAACGGATGAGTCTCTTTCTGGTCCGCGAGATCCTGTCGGTCACGGGGCTATCGATCCGCGAGTGCGGGGAACCGGGAGTGGGTGCCCGGTTCGAGATTTTCGTCCCGCAGGGAGCGTACCGGTTTGCGGACCGGGACGGGGATCCTGCGCCCGGCAGGTGA
- a CDS encoding SpoIIE family protein phosphatase: MASSGKSADRFSFSVRTKILLAFLALSLGALLITAFIAFVQMEDTGQYAITSSISLGNRASADSTAALERDAQASLLRLAKDQAYISNIIIEQVGDDLNIMAYYAGEIHKNPGMVRDLHLPTQDERPENPLSTSVVFYSPGAEKTISSEEVQAAGMMTQIFIPVYATDPQTSAVFVGTESGVSVIYPWTTGLNASFDPRLRSWFIDAKKNGGITWSDPYVDLLGHGLMITCSRPVYDNSTGRLWVVGADVTIETINQKIISTQVGDRGYAMLIDENGNIITRPGLTAGDQRWDASFVTENLLQSDNPGLVAVAREMVAGQTGIARVTYEDGDRFIAYAPVTSVNWSVGVVMPVDEVTAPARATSTRIDTDTATVAAHIDRQQNTVQAIFLILSIILIVIVGILAYFFAQYLTRPLAALRNGAEAIGRGDLEYRVQVATQDEFGTLADTFNRMASDLREYISTLKRTTAEKERMLKELEIAKGIQQSFLPESAPDLPGFDLAGYNLPALEVGGDFYDFIPLDSDHYGLVIADVSGKGVPAALFMALSRTLIRASATSVDDPVRSIREANRHIFADSKTSMFVTLFYAVLDCREKSLMFVNAGHNPPLYLGAGTSNVRLLNAEGIALGVLDEIELKSVTIPLHPGDVVVLYTDGVTEATNEKDEEYGIERLMQCVEDAKALSSQAIIDAIVHEVVAFAGTHPQHDDITVMVLKVL, encoded by the coding sequence ATGGCCAGTAGCGGGAAGAGTGCAGACAGGTTCAGTTTCTCCGTCAGGACAAAGATCCTTCTCGCGTTTCTTGCCCTTTCCCTTGGCGCCCTCCTTATCACGGCGTTCATCGCTTTTGTGCAGATGGAAGACACCGGGCAGTATGCCATAACCAGCAGCATCAGTCTCGGAAACCGTGCCAGTGCGGACAGCACGGCAGCGCTGGAACGCGATGCACAGGCATCGCTCCTCAGGCTGGCAAAAGACCAGGCATATATCAGCAATATCATCATCGAACAGGTCGGCGACGACCTGAACATCATGGCGTATTACGCCGGTGAGATCCATAAAAATCCCGGGATGGTCCGGGACCTTCACCTCCCCACGCAGGATGAGCGGCCGGAGAATCCGCTCTCAACCTCCGTGGTGTTTTATTCGCCCGGTGCCGAAAAGACCATCTCTTCAGAAGAAGTCCAGGCAGCCGGCATGATGACCCAGATCTTCATACCGGTTTATGCAACCGATCCCCAGACCTCCGCGGTTTTTGTCGGGACCGAGAGCGGGGTTTCGGTCATCTACCCGTGGACCACCGGCCTGAACGCGTCGTTCGATCCCCGCCTGCGGAGCTGGTTCATCGATGCAAAGAAGAATGGTGGCATCACCTGGTCCGATCCCTATGTCGACCTGCTCGGCCACGGCCTCATGATCACCTGCTCCCGGCCGGTCTATGACAACAGCACCGGCCGCCTCTGGGTTGTCGGTGCCGATGTCACCATCGAGACGATCAACCAGAAAATCATCAGCACGCAGGTGGGTGACCGCGGGTACGCGATGCTGATCGATGAGAACGGCAACATCATCACCCGCCCGGGCTTAACTGCCGGGGACCAGCGGTGGGATGCGTCCTTCGTGACGGAGAACCTGCTCCAGAGCGACAACCCGGGGCTTGTCGCCGTTGCCCGGGAGATGGTGGCCGGCCAGACGGGTATTGCCCGGGTCACGTACGAGGACGGGGACCGCTTTATTGCCTATGCCCCGGTCACCAGCGTGAACTGGAGCGTCGGCGTGGTCATGCCCGTCGATGAGGTGACTGCCCCTGCCCGTGCAACGAGCACACGTATCGACACGGACACAGCAACGGTTGCAGCGCACATTGACCGGCAGCAGAATACGGTGCAGGCCATCTTCCTCATCCTCTCCATCATCCTTATCGTAATCGTCGGCATCCTCGCGTATTTCTTCGCGCAATACCTCACAAGGCCCCTTGCCGCACTCAGGAATGGTGCCGAAGCAATTGGCCGGGGAGACCTCGAGTACCGCGTGCAGGTCGCTACGCAGGATGAATTCGGGACACTGGCCGACACCTTCAACCGGATGGCATCTGACCTGAGGGAGTACATCAGCACCCTGAAACGGACCACGGCCGAAAAGGAGCGGATGTTAAAAGAACTGGAGATTGCAAAGGGAATCCAGCAGAGTTTCCTCCCCGAATCCGCGCCCGATCTCCCCGGGTTCGATCTTGCCGGGTACAACCTTCCGGCGCTTGAGGTGGGCGGGGACTTCTATGATTTCATACCGCTCGATTCCGATCACTACGGCCTCGTGATCGCAGACGTCTCAGGCAAAGGCGTCCCGGCAGCCCTGTTCATGGCCCTCTCCCGGACCCTGATCCGGGCAAGCGCAACCTCGGTGGACGACCCGGTCCGATCCATCCGCGAGGCTAACCGGCACATCTTTGCGGACTCCAAAACGAGCATGTTTGTCACGCTCTTCTACGCCGTCCTTGACTGTAGGGAGAAGTCGCTGATGTTTGTCAATGCCGGCCACAACCCGCCCCTGTACCTTGGCGCCGGCACCAGTAATGTCAGGCTCCTGAATGCCGAGGGGATCGCTCTTGGCGTGCTGGACGAGATCGAGCTCAAGTCCGTCACCATCCCGCTCCATCCCGGGGATGTTGTCGTCCTGTACACGGACGGGGTGACCGAGGCAACGAACGAGAAGGACGAGGAGTATGGCATCGAGCGGCTGATGCAATGCGTCGAGGATGCAAAAGCCCTCTCCTCGCAGGCGATCATCGATGCCATTGTCCACGAGGTGGTGGCATTTGCCGGCACCCACCCCCAGCATGACGATATCACGGTCATGGTACTGAAGGTGCTCTGA
- a CDS encoding LEA type 2 family protein, with amino-acid sequence MSTYLIFGIFLLFFLSILFAGCSTETPVKPPVVTVTDVTLSDVSLRTLTVNTTVNIFNPHPVGADLIRTAFDLYYVSSGSDQYLGHGELAHIRVKESGNTSFTIPVKIGTMQAAQAVGTLVKDGALTVKVNGTAAIDLKVMSYELPFAQERVFYLEEFTNLLPEISVAGISVNTSEVISQGREIILGTLPE; translated from the coding sequence ATGTCCACATACCTCATTTTCGGTATCTTCCTGCTCTTTTTCCTCAGCATCCTCTTTGCCGGGTGCAGCACGGAGACCCCTGTGAAACCTCCTGTGGTAACCGTGACCGATGTCACGTTATCTGACGTCTCGCTCCGGACCCTGACGGTCAATACAACGGTGAATATCTTCAATCCCCATCCTGTCGGGGCGGACCTCATCAGGACCGCATTTGACCTGTATTATGTGAGCAGCGGATCCGACCAGTATCTCGGCCATGGCGAGCTCGCGCATATCCGCGTGAAGGAAAGTGGCAACACCTCTTTTACTATTCCGGTTAAGATCGGGACCATGCAGGCAGCACAGGCGGTCGGGACGCTGGTGAAAGACGGAGCGCTCACCGTGAAGGTGAACGGGACGGCGGCAATCGACCTGAAGGTGATGTCCTATGAACTGCCGTTTGCGCAGGAACGGGTGTTCTATCTGGAGGAGTTCACAAACCTTCTTCCGGAGATCTCGGTTGCCGGAATATCAGTCAATACATCTGAAGTGATCAGCCAGGGCCGGGAGATCATCCTGGGGACACTCCCTGAATAA
- a CDS encoding META domain-containing protein, which produces MPDSPEPSDDSTEKTSPADTPKGYMISLAVVLMGILIVMVFFMNLFGQEATASTAITQHRWSLESYAGPGGATVPVQDGTTVTALFSTDGKVTGSGGCNQYSARYLVRDTLMIVSEITTTKMNCPENGVMIQESRYYSLLENTAALRVRDRVLTLYDTAGEPLLVFAAA; this is translated from the coding sequence ATGCCGGATTCTCCCGAACCATCAGACGACAGCACGGAAAAGACCTCGCCTGCCGACACGCCAAAAGGGTATATGATCTCCCTTGCCGTGGTGCTCATGGGCATCCTCATCGTCATGGTCTTTTTCATGAATCTCTTCGGGCAGGAGGCAACAGCCTCAACCGCCATCACCCAGCACCGGTGGTCGCTTGAGTCCTATGCCGGCCCCGGTGGCGCCACCGTACCGGTCCAGGACGGCACAACCGTCACCGCCCTGTTTTCGACCGATGGTAAAGTCACCGGCTCCGGGGGCTGTAACCAGTATTCTGCCCGCTACCTGGTGAGGGATACCCTGATGATTGTGTCGGAAATCACGACCACCAAGATGAACTGTCCTGAAAATGGCGTGATGATCCAGGAGTCCCGGTATTACTCACTCCTGGAAAACACCGCGGCGCTTCGCGTGCGTGACCGGGTCCTGACGTTGTACGACACCGCCGGGGAACCGCTGCTCGTTTTTGCCGCTGCATAA
- a CDS encoding cache domain-containing protein: MLPERVIIAFLLILAVLTVFSGCAMQAPAPTEKETIQKTATTGSTKEQMVAFVKEAITYAHSHDKETALTEFSNRNGSFVRGDLYLYAYDFNGTTIAHPVNPEKIGVNRLYERDALDNFFIYDLRAAAINGSGFAEYAYINPVHNKTVEKKLGYVEKVDDTWWLGSGIYYGPATPAESTASATGPASSRALKEYVDNAAAYAMANGKNAAIAAFNNRSGPFVQGPDTYVYALDYTGTALALPFQPEKVGTDFLPVKDPAGKPYTAIEIQLARAGGGYLLYQYPDPAANLTPALKISYVRPVDDTYWIGAGIYTSEDRLIDTQLKQFVLGAKDFYWKYGKEAALAEFNKPDGMFKSGELYIFANDYNGTVLAWPYRPDMIGKNHRNATDAVGEHHIAELLDKAKNGGGMTAYYTGDPLTNTTALKISYVTDVDGTWMLGAGKYIRPDSRVLLP, encoded by the coding sequence ATGTTACCGGAACGTGTCATCATCGCATTTCTTCTCATTCTTGCCGTACTCACTGTTTTTTCCGGCTGCGCCATGCAGGCACCCGCTCCGACTGAAAAGGAAACAATCCAAAAAACCGCCACAACCGGGTCCACAAAAGAGCAGATGGTCGCTTTCGTGAAAGAGGCCATCACGTATGCGCACTCCCATGACAAGGAAACCGCTCTTACAGAATTCTCCAACCGGAACGGCTCGTTTGTCCGCGGCGATCTCTACCTCTATGCGTACGATTTCAACGGCACCACGATCGCCCACCCGGTGAACCCCGAGAAGATCGGCGTCAACCGGCTGTACGAGCGGGATGCGCTGGACAACTTCTTCATATACGACCTCCGGGCCGCAGCCATCAACGGCTCCGGGTTCGCTGAGTATGCCTACATCAACCCGGTCCACAACAAAACCGTAGAGAAGAAGCTAGGGTATGTCGAGAAGGTTGACGATACCTGGTGGCTGGGATCCGGCATCTACTACGGGCCTGCGACACCTGCAGAATCAACCGCATCGGCCACCGGCCCGGCAAGCTCCCGTGCCCTCAAAGAGTACGTGGACAACGCAGCCGCGTACGCAATGGCAAACGGGAAGAACGCCGCCATCGCTGCGTTCAACAACCGGTCCGGCCCGTTCGTGCAGGGGCCCGACACGTACGTGTACGCCCTCGACTACACGGGAACTGCACTCGCCCTGCCCTTCCAGCCGGAAAAAGTCGGTACGGACTTCCTGCCCGTCAAAGACCCGGCAGGAAAGCCTTACACGGCAATCGAGATCCAGCTCGCGCGGGCCGGTGGCGGCTATCTCCTGTACCAGTACCCGGACCCGGCCGCGAACCTGACCCCTGCCCTCAAGATCAGTTACGTCCGCCCGGTAGACGATACCTACTGGATCGGGGCAGGCATCTACACAAGCGAGGATCGCCTCATCGATACGCAGCTGAAGCAGTTCGTTCTTGGCGCAAAGGACTTTTACTGGAAGTACGGGAAGGAGGCAGCCCTTGCCGAGTTCAATAAGCCGGATGGCATGTTCAAAAGCGGCGAACTCTACATCTTTGCCAATGACTACAACGGCACTGTGCTCGCGTGGCCGTACCGCCCCGACATGATCGGGAAGAACCACCGGAATGCAACCGACGCCGTGGGCGAGCACCACATTGCCGAACTCCTCGACAAGGCAAAAAACGGCGGCGGCATGACCGCGTATTACACGGGGGATCCATTGACCAACACCACCGCGCTCAAGATCAGTTATGTGACGGATGTCGACGGGACATGGATGCTCGGCGCCGGGAAGTATATCCGGCCTGACTCCCGGGTCCTGCTTCCCTGA
- a CDS encoding tellurite resistance TerB family protein, whose translation MGIFDKLTGKPATLTPKSALVLSAITVIAADGVIDEAEINDLAKIVRGDKKSIQTAMDVLKANKFPGVIDMVAATLDEKQKLATLAILCDLAMADGVLAGEEKAVLQMYMDKFGVSEAALKPIIEAIAIKNDFSIFS comes from the coding sequence ATGGGTATTTTTGACAAGTTAACCGGAAAACCAGCAACGCTCACGCCCAAGTCAGCCCTCGTGCTCTCGGCAATCACCGTCATTGCCGCAGACGGCGTCATCGATGAAGCCGAGATCAACGACCTTGCGAAAATCGTTCGCGGCGACAAGAAGTCCATCCAGACTGCGATGGATGTCTTAAAGGCCAACAAGTTCCCCGGCGTCATCGATATGGTTGCCGCAACTCTTGACGAGAAGCAGAAACTGGCAACGCTTGCAATCCTCTGCGACCTTGCCATGGCAGACGGCGTCCTTGCCGGCGAAGAGAAGGCAGTCCTCCAGATGTACATGGACAAGTTCGGCGTCTCCGAGGCTGCCCTCAAGCCCATCATCGAGGCAATTGCGATCAAGAACGACTTCTCGATCTTCTCATAA
- a CDS encoding CxxC-x17-CxxC domain-containing protein: MYGSNNFGGNRGPRDFGPREMTKTTCSDCGKECEVPFKPTEGRPVYCRDCLPKHRKPRF, encoded by the coding sequence ATGTACGGATCAAATAATTTTGGTGGAAACAGGGGCCCCAGAGACTTCGGTCCCCGCGAAATGACAAAGACAACCTGTTCGGACTGTGGAAAGGAATGCGAAGTTCCGTTCAAGCCGACTGAGGGCAGGCCGGTTTACTGCCGCGACTGCCTCCCCAAGCACCGGAAACCCCGGTTCTAA
- the eif1A gene encoding translation initiation factor eIF-1A gives MNPHANKPGNSDGTPEFNPDGTPVVRVRLPKKRLNEQFACAELMMGANHIRVRCQDGVERMGRIKGKIKKRAWIREGDILIIAPWSFQDEKCDILYRYLPPQADWLRKNNYLS, from the coding sequence ATTAATCCTCATGCAAATAAACCTGGAAATTCCGATGGAACCCCTGAATTCAATCCCGACGGGACGCCGGTCGTCCGCGTCAGGCTGCCAAAAAAGCGCTTAAACGAGCAGTTTGCCTGCGCGGAACTGATGATGGGGGCAAACCACATCCGCGTCCGGTGCCAGGACGGCGTTGAGCGGATGGGCAGGATCAAGGGCAAGATCAAGAAGCGGGCATGGATCCGCGAAGGCGACATCCTGATCATCGCCCCGTGGAGTTTCCAGGACGAGAAGTGCGATATCCTGTACCGCTACCTCCCGCCGCAGGCTGACTGGCTGCGCAAGAACAATTACCTCTCCTGA
- a CDS encoding HD domain-containing protein, with translation MQKIHDHARTVMGNGGSHGFDHVERVTSLCERIGRAEGADMAILVPAALLHDIARPLEKECGLPHEQEGARMAEEYLNSLGYDAGAVRIIAAAIRTHRFTTAAEPESLEARILSDADKLDALGAVGIARTFMRAGEHRTTMQDGINHFHEKLLKLPDRMYTKTARQIAAKRHAILLRFLLLMEDEIRVPVP, from the coding sequence ATGCAGAAGATACATGATCATGCCCGCACGGTCATGGGCAATGGCGGCTCCCATGGCTTCGACCATGTCGAGCGTGTGACCTCCCTCTGCGAACGGATTGGGAGGGCGGAGGGCGCTGACATGGCGATCCTGGTCCCGGCAGCCCTGCTCCACGATATCGCCCGCCCGCTGGAGAAGGAATGCGGCCTTCCCCATGAGCAGGAGGGGGCAAGAATGGCAGAAGAGTATCTTAATTCCCTCGGGTACGATGCCGGTGCGGTACGTATCATTGCAGCAGCAATCCGCACCCATCGCTTCACCACCGCGGCAGAACCCGAAAGCCTGGAAGCACGGATCCTGTCCGATGCCGACAAGCTGGATGCGCTGGGTGCGGTCGGGATTGCACGGACGTTCATGCGTGCCGGGGAACACAGGACAACGATGCAGGACGGGATCAACCATTTCCACGAGAAACTGCTGAAATTACCGGACCGGATGTACACAAAGACCGCCCGGCAGATTGCCGCGAAACGGCATGCGATCCTTCTCCGGTTCCTTCTGCTCATGGAGGACGAGATCCGGGTCCCCGTTCCCTGA
- a CDS encoding MATE family efflux transporter: MTGSNPVPSPEVPEDAKLKEGVALLMGDPKKAILKLSGPMIVAMLLMSTYNIVNAIWVAGLGSDALAAVGFVTPLFMILMGAASGLGAGVASVISRRIGAKDKPGADSAASHAIIITLLLSAVLTLPLILLTEPIVILFGAGETTALATQYGQVVFLGMFFIFFTNIGYAILRAEGDTKRAMYVMAASSILNMVLDPLLIYTAGMGIAGAAWGMLLSLVMVSCVMLYWLVFRKDTYVTISLRSFAWHGRTIRDILGVGLPASVEFFLMSVIAIFINGLLVITAGTDAVAVYTAGWRVVFFAIIPLVGISTSLISVAGAAYGARMFGKIRVAHRFSVLFGMAIALVTSALTFIFAHQIALIFSYSADSAHLAPEIAAFLATMCLFYPFVPPGIMSGSIFQATGKGLTSLMITLLRNLAFIAVFTYLFGIVLGFGEHGVWWGIVAGDIIGGTVAFLWARYYIERLIATG; this comes from the coding sequence ATGACAGGGAGTAACCCCGTCCCGTCTCCGGAGGTTCCGGAGGATGCAAAACTGAAGGAAGGAGTTGCGCTCCTCATGGGCGATCCCAAGAAGGCGATCCTCAAACTCTCCGGCCCGATGATCGTGGCAATGCTCCTGATGTCAACGTACAACATCGTCAACGCCATCTGGGTTGCCGGCCTTGGCTCCGATGCCCTTGCTGCGGTCGGCTTTGTGACCCCGCTCTTCATGATCCTGATGGGCGCGGCAAGCGGCCTTGGCGCCGGCGTGGCATCGGTAATCTCCCGGAGGATCGGGGCAAAGGACAAGCCCGGTGCCGACAGTGCGGCATCCCACGCGATTATCATAACGCTCCTCCTCTCGGCAGTCCTGACCCTCCCGCTCATCCTTCTCACCGAACCCATCGTCATCCTCTTTGGTGCCGGCGAGACCACGGCCCTTGCAACCCAGTACGGGCAGGTGGTCTTCCTTGGCATGTTCTTCATCTTCTTCACGAACATCGGGTACGCGATCCTGCGGGCTGAAGGAGACACGAAGCGCGCGATGTACGTCATGGCCGCGTCCTCGATCCTGAACATGGTCCTCGATCCCCTGCTCATCTACACTGCCGGCATGGGGATTGCCGGCGCCGCGTGGGGGATGCTCCTCTCGCTTGTGATGGTCTCGTGCGTGATGCTCTACTGGCTGGTCTTCCGCAAGGATACGTATGTCACGATCTCGCTGCGGTCATTTGCGTGGCATGGCAGGACAATCCGCGACATCCTGGGCGTGGGCCTGCCGGCAAGTGTAGAGTTCTTCTTAATGTCGGTTATCGCGATCTTCATCAACGGGCTGCTTGTCATCACGGCCGGTACCGATGCGGTTGCGGTCTATACCGCCGGGTGGCGCGTGGTCTTCTTTGCCATCATCCCGCTGGTCGGTATCAGCACATCCTTAATCTCGGTTGCCGGGGCGGCATACGGTGCCCGGATGTTCGGGAAGATCCGGGTTGCCCACCGGTTCTCGGTCCTGTTCGGCATGGCGATCGCCCTTGTGACAAGCGCCCTGACCTTCATCTTCGCGCACCAGATCGCCCTCATCTTCTCGTACTCTGCCGACAGTGCACACCTTGCACCGGAGATCGCGGCATTCCTTGCAACCATGTGCCTGTTCTATCCGTTTGTACCTCCCGGGATCATGTCCGGGTCGATCTTCCAGGCAACCGGCAAGGGGCTCACCTCGCTCATGATCACCCTGCTGCGGAACCTTGCCTTCATCGCGGTCTTCACGTACCTCTTCGGGATCGTGCTCGGTTTCGGGGAGCACGGCGTCTGGTGGGGCATCGTTGCCGGGGACATCATCGGCGGGACGGTCGCGTTCCTCTGGGCGCGGTACTATATCGAACGGCTGATTGCTACGGGATAG
- a CDS encoding MarR family winged helix-turn-helix transcriptional regulator, with amino-acid sequence MFLNDRLRPMGLSAGQFPVLMLLAKEQNITQETLVRHYHLDKGTIARAVKKLETAGYIRRITDPGNRRAVRLFLTEKGEQALPALHAINRAWESLAFCGLTAQDKKTCRHLMRTVTLNVFSYMDTEGGHANDRE; translated from the coding sequence ATGTTCCTGAATGACCGGCTCAGGCCGATGGGCCTCTCTGCCGGCCAGTTCCCCGTCCTCATGCTCCTGGCAAAGGAGCAGAACATCACGCAGGAGACCCTTGTCCGGCATTACCATCTCGACAAGGGAACGATAGCCCGTGCGGTAAAAAAACTCGAAACCGCAGGATATATCCGGCGCATCACCGATCCCGGCAACCGGCGGGCGGTCCGGCTCTTTCTTACGGAAAAAGGAGAACAGGCGCTTCCGGCGCTCCACGCGATCAACCGTGCATGGGAGTCCCTTGCTTTTTGTGGTCTGACAGCGCAGGACAAAAAGACCTGCCGCCACCTGATGCGCACCGTGACCCTGAACGTTTTTTCGTATATGGATACCGAAGGAGGGCATGCCAATGACAGGGAGTAA